The window ATCCGGACGCTCCTTTTGAAAGGCTTCTAAAAACACCTCGCCGATTTGTGCGCCCTTCGATTGACTTACGTCTTTTTTTGGATTTGCCGTAATGTATAGTAATTTTGACATACTAGCATCCCTTTCCTTAAACAAATAAGTAGCTATTCCAATCATAACGAATAGACTCACGTTCAGTATTGAAGAACTAGTGAAATTTATGAAATTTTTGTGTCTTCCATAGAACAAAAGTGATAATCAGCGTTTACACTTACTGTCCGGCTACTTCTTCAATAATCGCAACGGTCATTTCCGCTAGCTTGTATAACTCCTCAATCGGCATACGCTCGTTTGTTGTATGAATTTCCTCATAGCCGACAGCAAGGTTCACGGTTGGAATGCCAAATCCGGCAATAACATTAGCATCACTTCCGCCTCCACTATGTAGTAATTCACAGCTGCGGCCAATTTTGGCGGCTGCTTTTTTGGCTACCTCTACTACATGGTCACCGTCAGAGAACTTAAAGCCAGGATACATCACCTGTACTTCCACTTCTGCTTTCCCGCCCATTTCCTGTGCAGCACTCGCAAAAGCCTCTTTCATTTTCTGAACTTGTGCTTCCATTTTTTCAGGAAGTAAGGAACGTGCTTCCGCTAAAATATCGACATGGTCACAGACAATATTTGTTTGCTGTCCGCCAGCAAATCGACCGATATTCGCTGTTGTTTCTTCATCAATACGACCTAAAGGCATTCTGGAAATGGCTTTCGCCGCAATCGTAATAGCTGAGACACCCTTTTCAGGTGCGACACCGGCATGAGCTGTTTTTCCAAGTATGGTGGCCTTAATATGCGCCTGGGTTGGAGCAGCCACAATAATATTGCCAACCTTTCCGTCACTGTCAAGTGCATACCCATACTTAGCTTTCACCAATTCTCTGTCAAGTGCCTTTGCCCCTACAAGTCCTGACTCTTCGCCAACTGTAATAATAAATTGGATATCTCCATGAGGAATATTCTGTTCTTTTAGAATTCTTACTGTTTCTAGCATAACCGCAATACCGGTTTTATCATCTGCACCAAGAATAGTTGTTCCATCTGTGACAACATAGCCGTCCTTAATGGAAGGCTTTACCCCTTTAGCCGGTACAACGGTATCCATATGGCAGGTAAAGTAAATCGGGTCTGCCCCTTCTTTTGTCCCAGCAAGGGTACAAACAAGATTTCCTGCCCCATGACCCGTTATGGCAGTCGTATCATCCTCGAATACATCGACACCTAATTCGCTGAACTTTTGTTTTAATACTTTTGCAATCTCTGCTTCATACTTTGTTTCAGAATCAATCTGAACCAATTCAAGAAATTCATTTAATAAGCGCTCTTGATTAATCATCCACGTTACCTCCAAATCTTCTATTTCCCCCTAATAGTATACATCTATGAGTATTTACCATCAAATAGATGCACCTTCATTAAAAAGTCAGCGGAAATTTATCTTCACCTATGCAAATATTTTATATTTAATTGTATAATAATAGAGAAGAAAAATAAAAAAATCGGCCAATGGCCGATTTTTCATTAAAAGTATCGATACTATTATAAAGGAATATTTCCATGCTTTTTCTTTGGTCTTGACTCTTTTTTATTACGAAGCATTTCAAGAGCCTGTACAATTTTAATTCTAGTTTCACGTGGGTCAATGACATCATCAACCATTCCTTTACTTGCAGCAACATATGGATTGGCGAATTTTTGTCGATATTCTTCAATTTTTTGCGCACGTGTTTCTTCAGGATTTAGACTTTGATTGATTTCTTTCGCGAAAATAATATTGGCTGCACCCTGTGGTCCCATAACAGCAATCTCTGCATTTGGCCATGCAAACACTAAATCAGCGCCAATCGATTTACTATTTAATGCTACATAGGCTCCACCATATGCTTTACGCAGAATGACCGTTAACTTTGGTACAGTTGCCTCTGAATAAGCATAAAGAATCTTAGCACCATGACGAATAATACCACCATGCTCCTGTTTAATACCAGGGAAAAACCCTGTTACGTCTTCGAACGTAATAATTGGGATATTAAAGGAATCACAGAAACGAATAAATCTTGCCGCTTTATCAGAGGAATCGATATCAAGTCCCCCTGCCATAAACTTAGGCTGGTTACAAACAAGTCCGACAGATTCCCCTTTCACTCGTGCCAAACCAATGACGATGTTCTTAGCAAAATCCTGCTGTACTTCCATGAATGAACCTTCATCGACAACCTGTTCAATGACTTTCCTTACATCATATGGTCGAAGTGTGTCGAATGGAATCGCGTCTGTTAAATCCGGACGATAATCATCCTCTTCATTGTATTCAAGCACCGGAGGCTTTTCTTCATTGTTTTGTGGCAAATAGCTTAACAGTCTGCGAACCTGTTGTATAACAGCCTCTTCAGACTCGTCCCTAAAATGGGCATTACCGCTAATAGAGTTATGAACCTTCGCCCCACCTAGATTTTCCGAAGAAATTTTCTCACCTGTAACCGTCTCGATAACCTTTGGACCTGTAATAAACATCTGACTGGTCTTCTCAACCATTAGAACAAAGTCTGTGATGGCTGGTGAATAAACCGCACCGCCTGCACATGGTCCCATAATCACAGATATTTGCGGAATAACCCCTGAATAGATTGAATTTCGATAAAAAATCTGTCCATAGCCATCAAGAGAAACGACACCTTCTTGAATTCTTGCTCCACCTGAATCATTCAAGCCAACAAAAGGAGCACCATTTTTAGCAGCTAAATCCATCACAGTCGCTATCTTTTTTGCATGCATTTCACCAAGCGCACCGCCAAAAACGGTAAAATCTTGAGCAAATAAGTAGATTGGACGGCCATTTACCTTACCATAGCCTGTTACAACACCATCACCAGGACTTTTTTGCTGATCCAGTCCAAAATCATTACAATTATGTTCAATAAAAGGATTAAATTCAACAAATGTACCCGGATCAACTAATAGATCGATACGTTCACGAGCAGTTAATTTTCCTTTTTCATGCTGTTTTTCAATCCGCTCGTCGCCTCCGCCAAGTTCCACTTCTCTTTTTCTGTCATATAAATCATGAATTTTATCATAGATATCAATCATGCTGATGGGCTCCTTTCTTTTCACATAATTCAAATAAAACGCTTGCAGTTGATTTTGGATGCATGAAGGCTACGCTAGCTCCAGCTGCTCCAATTCGTGGCTCGTCATCTATCATTCTGATACCATTCGACTTCATGTCTTGAATTCTCTCTTCGATTGATTCAACCCCTAGTGCCACATGATGGATTCCTTGTCCACGTTTTTCAATAAATTTAGCAATCGCACTTTCCTCGCTGGTAGGCTCTAATAACTCAAGCTTTACATTGCCAGCTTTAATAAATGCTACTTTTACCTTTTGATTCTCGACTACTTCGGTGCCAAGCAGCTCTAGTTTCAGCACTTCCGTATACAAAGGTAATGCCTCTTCAATAGAGCTCACTGCAATGCCAATGTGATCTACCTTTTTAATCATCTTTTACCCCATCCCCAATAATGAATCTGCGCAACAAAAAAGGGTGCGCAATAATTTAAATATACTACAATTGTAAAAAAATACTACAATAATCTTAAAATTCGATAAAATTTTTCAAAATCCTTCTTTTTTTGCACTATTGTCCAAAATATTTTTTGCTTGTAAAATAAACATAGGATAATGACTCATGAAATAATGGAGGGAAAAAGCCTTGTCCAAAAAGAGAAAGAAAACCCAGAAAATATTTGTGTATTTAATGATTTTTGCCATGCTAGCATCTACATTACTTGCAGGAGTAGCAATGTTCTTTTAATAAAGCAAAAGGGAATTGTCACGATTCGACAATTCCCTTTCTCTTTTACACTTTATTTTATAGCATGATAATCTCTTCCCAGTTCCTCAAAGGATTTTGAGGTTGATAGAATTAAAATTTTTGTCCCAAGTGGAATGAACTCATATAGTGATTCGATTGCCTCATTTTGTAACCTAATACATCCCTCAGAAACATAGTGACCAATTGAAGCTGAATTATTAGTCCCATGCACCCCATAGATTCTCCCATCCGTCCCTTTTGCGTCAAAACCAATCCATCTTGTTCCAAGAGGATTGTCAGGTGAACCACCTGGGATGTCTTTTCTCCGGAAATAAGGATTCTCAGCCTTCACTGTTATTGTAAATAACCCTTCCGGTGTCAGCTCATGCGTTTTGCCCGTCCCGGCTTTCACTACCGTTTGAACACGATTATCATGAATAAGCGCCAATTCATTTGTTGCTTTATTAACAATCACAAATGGATCACCTGGTGCAGGGTTCACACCAAGGGGCCAAAGCGGAGAAAGAGAAAGCACGACAAACAGACTTGAAATCAATCGAAACATTATGATCACCCGCCTATTCCTTTTGCTTAGTTTCCTTCTCCAAGCTGTTTATCATACACAACTTTTTGTTTCTTTATCCCTTTAAAGTCACGTTTAATCAGTAGGTATTGCTCCATTTCCTTCACAAAGTACAGAAGTGCCGCACGAACCTCAAATTCTTTTCTTGTTTTCGGTAGCTCCATATTTTCAAACGCTTTATGCATTTCTTCAAGCTTATCTAAAAAAAAATTCGCTGTATTACCTGGATGAATATGACCTGCCATCTCCTCAATAAAATCTGCAATCATTTTTCCTTGCTCGACCGTATGTGAAATAGAGGTGACGATTGGCAGCACTCTTTCAATAATTTCAAATTGTTTTTCTCGAATTTTGAAATAAGTATAATAAAGATCGTCCTCTTCGTTATGTATAAATTGATTCTCCATTACCCGAAATGACAGCTTTTTAGCGTGATTAATTAAATCGATTGTTTCAGTAATTTCCTTACCATCCCAATTACTGTCACCAACTCGCAAATATTTACTTATTTCAAGAAAGATACTTCTAAAATTGGCCTCAATTCTCTCTTGATATTCCTCAATCTGGGTATCAAGACTTGGCATGTACAAATTCGCAAACAAAGCGACACCTACTCCAATGAAAATAATTGCTAATTCATTGAATATAAAGGTAAGTGTAACGTCCCCTGCTGCAAAAAAATGTAAAATGATGACTGTACTTGATACAATTCCTTCACTTGCCTTCAGCATGACGACAGTTGGAATAAAAAATAATAACAATATGCCAATTACAAATGGATGATAAGCGATTACTTCAAAAAATACGCTTGAAAACATGATAGCGATTATACAGGCTAGGATTCGGTCCCATGATGCCCGCAATGATTTTTTCTTTGTTATTTGAATACAAAGAATGGTAATAATGCCGGCAGAAACAAAATTTTCGAAGCCTAGATACTGCGCTAGCATAATAGATACTGTTGCACCGACAGCTGATTTAATTGTTCGATAACCAATCCGAAATCTCATATGTGATCTCCTGTCCAGCCTTTTTCTTTCAGTTTACCATGAAATAGGTCGGGCAAAATAAAAAAGGTGCTCCTTTCGACCACCTTTTTCCATATCCTTTATAATCTTTAAAGTATTTTCTCCAAAAACTCCTGTGCCCGCTGGCTTTTCGGATTAGAAAAGAACTCGTCAGGTACGGCATCCTCAGCAAGAACACCACTATCTAAAAAGAGGACCCGGTCTGCAACCTCTCTTGCAAAACCCATTTCATGTGTGACAATCGCCATCGTCATTCCTGACTCAGCTAATGATTTCATAACATCGAGCACTTCCTTAACCATTTCCGGGTCTAACGCAGAGGTTGGTTCATCAAACAGCATGACTTCCGGTTCCATCGCTAAAGCTCTGGCAATCGCCACACGTTGTTTTTGCCCTCCTGACAAGCGATTCGGATAAACATTAGCTTTCTCGGCTAATCCTACCTTTTCCAATAAAGCCATTCCCTTCTTCTCCGCCTCTTGTCTTGACAGCTTCTTTACCTTTATCGGTGCATAGGTTACATTCTCCATTACCGTTTTATGAGGAAATAAATGAAAATGCTGAAAAACCATCCCGACATTTTGTCTAATCTTCATAATGTTAGATTTTCTATTTGTAATGTCGATTCCATTAATATAAATATGTCCACCAGTGGGTGCTTCTAATAAATTTAAACATCGAAGGAAGGTTGACTTTCCTGAACCAGATGGACCAATAATCGCTACTACTTCACCTTCTCGAATCGTGGTGGAAATGCCCTTTAATACCTCAAGTTTGCCGAAATTCTTAGTCAGTCCCTCAACCTTAATCACTTTTTCTCATTCTCCTTTCGACAAGCTTACCAATCATCGTTAATGCCATGACAATCAGATAATAAATAACACCAGCTAATAGCAACGGCTCTATAAAACGGAATTTATCCGCTCCCACCTGATAGGCTCTCCTCATAATATCCATCACACCTATGGTCGTCACAATCGCTGATTCCTTTGTTAGCGTAATAAACTCATTCATTAATGACGGCAGGATATTTTTTAATGCCTGCGGTAGCACGATATTCAGCATCATGGAAGAGTATGGAACTCCTAAGGCCATTGCTGCTTCACTTTGTCCTTTATCAACAGCCAATATACCACCACGAATAATTTCAGAAATATAGGCAGTTGAATTCAATGCAAATGATACAACCGCTGCAGTGAATGGATCAATTTGGTAGCCTAGTACCTGTGGGGATCCAAAATAGATAATCATCAATTGAAGAACAAGCGGTGTTCCGCGAAAAATAGATGTATAAGCATCTGCAAACCAGCCTAAAAATTTAATTTTACTAATTTTAAAGATTGATAGGATAATACCAAATACGAACCCTAATACCCCGGCAAGAAAAGCTATCTGTAGAGTCACCAAAACGCCTTTTAAGATAAAGGGGAACGATGGGAGAACAGATGAAAAATCTAAATTCATGTAGAATCATTCCTCTCAGAAATCTAAATAGAAGTATATAAAAAACGTCCAGAAAACGATTCTCTTCTGAACGTTTTTTTACCTTTTCTTTTTATTACTCAGCGTCAAACCATTTCTTTATGATTTGATCCACTTCACCGTTTTCAATCATTTTTCTTAATTCAGCATTAAATGCTTCTCGGAGTTCACTACCTTTAGGGAAAGCAATAGCATAGCCGCCATCCGCATCTTCAATTGTTACCCCGACAAGATCCTTCGTTTCTTCTAAATATCCCTTTGCAACCGTGTCTTCAATAATGGCAGCATCCAAACGACCAGCAAGAATCTCCTGAATCAGTTCCGGTATACGGTTACGGCTTTCATAACTATAACCTGTACTTTCTGCTAATTCCTTTGCTTTTTCCTCTTGAATGGAACCAAGCTGTGCGCCGACCTTCTTATCTTTTAAATCATCTGCACTTTTAATGCCACTATCCTTCTTTGATACGATGACGTGTTTTGAAGTGTAGTACGTATCACTGAAATCGACACTTTCTTTACGTTCATCAGTTGCAGACATGGCAGCCATAACAAAATCAGCCTGTCCACTTTGTAAGGCAGAAATAAGACCGCCAAAATCCATGTCCTGAATTTCTAATTCATAGCCTAGTTCTTCGGTAATAGCCTTTGCGATATCAATATCAAGTCCAATAATATCGTCTCCCTTTGCCGTATCAATGTATTCAAATGGTGCATAATCCCCTGATGTTGCCATTTTTAATACTTTTGCATCTGCATCGTTATTGTCTCCTTGACTGGATGACTCTTCACCACTGCCGCATGCGGCAAGAACACCTATAATCAACATACTCATCAATAATAATGAAATTAACTTCTTCACAGCATTTCCTCCTCTATCATTTCATAATCTTTATACTATTAGATTTTTTAATAAACTAATAATTATACATCTAAATGAATTTTAACACATTTATTCGTAGATGCAAGAAAAATTTATATTAAAATACTATTTTGATATTATTAATGATATTGATAAAAAAGAGGAATACAGAATGATATCTCATTTAGTATTCCTCAATTATTTAATCCTTTAATTACACTTCATCACAATACTGATCAAAGGCATCTTGAAGCTTTTGCATAACGGCAGCAGGTTCATGTCCTTCAATTTCATGTCTTTCAATCATCGTTTGGATTTTTCCATCCTTTAAAAGAGCAAATGACGGCGATGACGGCGGATAACCAGTAAAATAAGAGCGAGCCTTTGCTGTGGCTTCCTTATCTTGTCCGGCAAACACAGTAACTAATTGTTCTGGACGCTTATCATAATGGATGGCATGACTAGCAACCGGACGGGCAATTCCTCCTGCACAGCCACAAACAGAATTAATCATGACTAATGTGGTTCCTTTTTTCGCAAATGCCTCTTCCACCTCTTCAGGCGTCTTTAGCTCCGTATATCCCGCTGCCACAATTTCCTGTCGTGCTTGGCGAACATGATCATTCATAAATAGATTAAAATCAATATTCATTTACATTCTCCTTACTCTCATTTTTATATTTACATCATAACAATAGTTATTACTTAAGTACAAATGAGAAGCTTTTTTAGGAGAAGGTTTTATAATAATGGGCGAATAATTCTTCCACAGCAGTGGTTACCGTCTTATCTCCAGCAATCACCTGGTTTTCTACCTTTGGAAGCAG of the Bacillus tuaregi genome contains:
- a CDS encoding tripeptidase T; amino-acid sequence: MINQERLLNEFLELVQIDSETKYEAEIAKVLKQKFSELGVDVFEDDTTAITGHGAGNLVCTLAGTKEGADPIYFTCHMDTVVPAKGVKPSIKDGYVVTDGTTILGADDKTGIAVMLETVRILKEQNIPHGDIQFIITVGEESGLVGAKALDRELVKAKYGYALDSDGKVGNIIVAAPTQAHIKATILGKTAHAGVAPEKGVSAITIAAKAISRMPLGRIDEETTANIGRFAGGQQTNIVCDHVDILAEARSLLPEKMEAQVQKMKEAFASAAQEMGGKAEVEVQVMYPGFKFSDGDHVVEVAKKAAAKIGRSCELLHSGGGSDANVIAGFGIPTVNLAVGYEEIHTTNERMPIEELYKLAEMTVAIIEEVAGQ
- a CDS encoding acyl-CoA carboxylase subunit beta — protein: MIDIYDKIHDLYDRKREVELGGGDERIEKQHEKGKLTARERIDLLVDPGTFVEFNPFIEHNCNDFGLDQQKSPGDGVVTGYGKVNGRPIYLFAQDFTVFGGALGEMHAKKIATVMDLAAKNGAPFVGLNDSGGARIQEGVVSLDGYGQIFYRNSIYSGVIPQISVIMGPCAGGAVYSPAITDFVLMVEKTSQMFITGPKVIETVTGEKISSENLGGAKVHNSISGNAHFRDESEEAVIQQVRRLLSYLPQNNEEKPPVLEYNEEDDYRPDLTDAIPFDTLRPYDVRKVIEQVVDEGSFMEVQQDFAKNIVIGLARVKGESVGLVCNQPKFMAGGLDIDSSDKAARFIRFCDSFNIPIITFEDVTGFFPGIKQEHGGIIRHGAKILYAYSEATVPKLTVILRKAYGGAYVALNSKSIGADLVFAWPNAEIAVMGPQGAANIIFAKEINQSLNPEETRAQKIEEYRQKFANPYVAASKGMVDDVIDPRETRIKIVQALEMLRNKKESRPKKKHGNIPL
- the mce gene encoding methylmalonyl-CoA epimerase, with the protein product MIKKVDHIGIAVSSIEEALPLYTEVLKLELLGTEVVENQKVKVAFIKAGNVKLELLEPTSEESAIAKFIEKRGQGIHHVALGVESIEERIQDMKSNGIRMIDDEPRIGAAGASVAFMHPKSTASVLFELCEKKGAHQHD
- the prli42 gene encoding stressosome-associated protein Prli42, yielding MSKKRKKTQKIFVYLMIFAMLASTLLAGVAMFF
- a CDS encoding L,D-transpeptidase; the protein is MFRLISSLFVVLSLSPLWPLGVNPAPGDPFVIVNKATNELALIHDNRVQTVVKAGTGKTHELTPEGLFTITVKAENPYFRRKDIPGGSPDNPLGTRWIGFDAKGTDGRIYGVHGTNNSASIGHYVSEGCIRLQNEAIESLYEFIPLGTKILILSTSKSFEELGRDYHAIK
- a CDS encoding aromatic acid exporter family protein; protein product: MRFRIGYRTIKSAVGATVSIMLAQYLGFENFVSAGIITILCIQITKKKSLRASWDRILACIIAIMFSSVFFEVIAYHPFVIGILLLFFIPTVVMLKASEGIVSSTVIILHFFAAGDVTLTFIFNELAIIFIGVGVALFANLYMPSLDTQIEEYQERIEANFRSIFLEISKYLRVGDSNWDGKEITETIDLINHAKKLSFRVMENQFIHNEEDDLYYTYFKIREKQFEIIERVLPIVTSISHTVEQGKMIADFIEEMAGHIHPGNTANFFLDKLEEMHKAFENMELPKTRKEFEVRAALLYFVKEMEQYLLIKRDFKGIKKQKVVYDKQLGEGN
- a CDS encoding amino acid ABC transporter ATP-binding protein gives rise to the protein MIKVEGLTKNFGKLEVLKGISTTIREGEVVAIIGPSGSGKSTFLRCLNLLEAPTGGHIYINGIDITNRKSNIMKIRQNVGMVFQHFHLFPHKTVMENVTYAPIKVKKLSRQEAEKKGMALLEKVGLAEKANVYPNRLSGGQKQRVAIARALAMEPEVMLFDEPTSALDPEMVKEVLDVMKSLAESGMTMAIVTHEMGFAREVADRVLFLDSGVLAEDAVPDEFFSNPKSQRAQEFLEKIL
- a CDS encoding amino acid ABC transporter permease, coding for MNLDFSSVLPSFPFILKGVLVTLQIAFLAGVLGFVFGIILSIFKISKIKFLGWFADAYTSIFRGTPLVLQLMIIYFGSPQVLGYQIDPFTAAVVSFALNSTAYISEIIRGGILAVDKGQSEAAMALGVPYSSMMLNIVLPQALKNILPSLMNEFITLTKESAIVTTIGVMDIMRRAYQVGADKFRFIEPLLLAGVIYYLIVMALTMIGKLVERRMRKSD
- a CDS encoding transporter substrate-binding domain-containing protein, translating into MKKLISLLLMSMLIIGVLAACGSGEESSSQGDNNDADAKVLKMATSGDYAPFEYIDTAKGDDIIGLDIDIAKAITEELGYELEIQDMDFGGLISALQSGQADFVMAAMSATDERKESVDFSDTYYTSKHVIVSKKDSGIKSADDLKDKKVGAQLGSIQEEKAKELAESTGYSYESRNRIPELIQEILAGRLDAAIIEDTVAKGYLEETKDLVGVTIEDADGGYAIAFPKGSELREAFNAELRKMIENGEVDQIIKKWFDAE
- a CDS encoding BrxA/BrxB family bacilliredoxin, producing the protein MNIDFNLFMNDHVRQARQEIVAAGYTELKTPEEVEEAFAKKGTTLVMINSVCGCAGGIARPVASHAIHYDKRPEQLVTVFAGQDKEATAKARSYFTGYPPSSPSFALLKDGKIQTMIERHEIEGHEPAAVMQKLQDAFDQYCDEV